In Synechococcus sp. CC9616, the following are encoded in one genomic region:
- a CDS encoding DUF3727 domain-containing protein: MRDSGPSGSGDVPTVLVRDAEGRDLLCFLEQLIPLDGSDYALLTPVDTPVSLFRLKDGDEPEPITTITSSEPILSVADVVLQEHDLTLVRSAVTLTVSGELDEPDPEDLEDDDEDESDEESETYELLVSFMVDQGEYGLYIPLDPFFVVARMVDGQAVLVEGEDFDRIQPRIEAELDEREWPD; encoded by the coding sequence ATGCGTGATTCAGGGCCCAGTGGCAGTGGCGACGTACCGACCGTGCTGGTCCGGGATGCGGAAGGCCGTGATCTGCTGTGTTTCCTAGAGCAGCTCATTCCCCTCGATGGCAGTGATTACGCCCTGTTGACGCCCGTGGACACCCCGGTGTCCCTGTTCCGTCTCAAGGACGGCGATGAGCCGGAACCGATCACCACCATCACCAGCAGTGAACCGATCCTTTCGGTGGCGGATGTGGTGCTCCAGGAACACGACCTCACATTGGTGCGTTCCGCGGTGACGCTGACGGTGAGTGGAGAACTGGATGAACCCGATCCGGAGGATCTCGAGGACGATGATGAGGATGAGTCGGACGAGGAATCGGAGACCTACGAGTTGCTGGTGAGTTTCATGGTTGATCAAGGGGAATACGGTCTTTACATCCCCCTGGATCCTTTCTTCGTCGTGGCCCGCATGGTCGATGGGCAGGCTGTGCTGGTGGAGGGTGAGGATTTTGATCGGATTCAGCCCCGCATCGAGGCGGAACTGGATGAACGCGAATGGCCGGATTAA
- a CDS encoding NAD-dependent epimerase/dehydratase family protein produces the protein MRILVMGGTRFVGKPLVARLQAQGHALTLFTRGKNAVPDGVEHLSGDRSSHEGLLPLQGRGFDVIVDSSGRKLDDSRRVLELTGAPSHRFVYVSSAGVYAASELWPLNESSPTDPQSRHAGKADTENWLRSEGIPFTSFRPTYIYGPGNYNPIERWFFDRIVNDRPVPLPGDGSTITQLGHVEDLAEAMARCIDVETSANRIYNCSGSQGISFKGLIQAAAVACGRDPDGVEMRSFDPSGLDPKARKAFPLRISHFLTDITRVQRELAWQPRFDLAAGLADSYRNDYTLSPTSEPDFSSDSQLIGA, from the coding sequence ATGCGAATCCTTGTGATGGGCGGAACCCGCTTTGTGGGCAAGCCGCTGGTGGCCCGTCTGCAGGCTCAGGGCCATGCGCTCACCCTGTTCACCCGTGGCAAAAACGCTGTCCCAGACGGAGTGGAACATCTCAGCGGAGACCGCAGCAGCCATGAAGGGCTGTTGCCTCTGCAGGGACGTGGATTCGACGTGATTGTCGACAGCTCAGGGCGAAAACTCGACGACAGTCGACGCGTGCTGGAACTCACTGGAGCCCCCAGCCATCGTTTCGTTTACGTGAGTTCGGCCGGGGTCTACGCAGCCTCGGAGCTCTGGCCCCTGAATGAATCCAGCCCCACAGACCCCCAGAGCCGCCATGCCGGCAAGGCTGACACGGAAAACTGGCTGCGCTCCGAAGGCATTCCCTTCACAAGCTTCCGCCCCACCTACATCTATGGACCGGGGAACTACAACCCGATCGAACGATGGTTTTTCGATCGCATCGTGAACGACCGCCCTGTTCCGTTACCAGGAGATGGAAGCACCATCACACAGCTCGGGCATGTGGAGGATCTCGCTGAAGCCATGGCCCGATGCATCGACGTGGAGACGTCGGCCAATCGCATCTACAACTGCTCTGGCAGCCAGGGGATCAGCTTCAAGGGACTGATCCAAGCTGCGGCGGTGGCCTGCGGCAGGGATCCGGATGGCGTTGAAATGCGTTCGTTCGATCCCTCCGGCCTCGATCCGAAGGCTCGCAAGGCCTTTCCGCTGCGCATCAGCCATTTCCTGACCGACATCACGCGGGTTCAACGGGAACTGGCCTGGCAGCCCAGATTTGATCTGGCGGCAGGGCTGGCCGACAGTTACCGGAACGATTACACCCTCAGCCCAACCAGCGAGCCGGATTTCAGTTCAGACTCCCAGCTGATCGGGGCTTGA
- a CDS encoding Fur family transcriptional regulator, with product MEVFDRCRNLGMRLSRQRRMVLDLLWSERSHLSARDIFEKLNARGRSIGHTSVYQNLEALQSAGVIECLDRANGRLYGYRSDPHSHLTCLDSGSIEDIDVELPSDLLEQIERRTGFRIESYTLQLNGRRTLED from the coding sequence ATGGAGGTTTTCGATCGTTGCCGCAACCTCGGAATGCGATTGAGCCGTCAGCGCCGCATGGTGCTCGATCTGCTCTGGAGTGAACGCAGTCATCTGAGTGCTCGCGACATTTTTGAAAAATTGAACGCCCGCGGTCGCAGCATCGGCCACACCTCCGTTTATCAGAACCTTGAGGCGCTTCAGTCGGCAGGGGTGATCGAGTGTCTGGATCGTGCCAATGGACGGCTCTACGGCTACCGCAGCGATCCCCACAGTCATCTCACCTGTTTGGACAGTGGCTCCATCGAAGACATCGATGTGGAGTTGCCGTCTGATCTTCTGGAGCAGATCGAACGACGGACAGGTTTTCGCATCGAGTCGTACACCCTTCAACTCAACGGCCGGCGCACCCTGGAGGATTGA
- a CDS encoding tetratricopeptide repeat protein, giving the protein MPRFTTAFAAALALFLPLGRPLLVGLTPAVGIGAGLLSTQTAYAQNAVDLLNSGLDKAKSGNLEGAIADWTKAIEIYPQYALAYYNRGLARKKLGDFKGAIADYTKAIKINPNYGRAYNNRGNSKHNLKDYQEAIADYTKAIKIDPNDADYYYNRGNSKEELGDLKGACTDWRKAAELGDTDAAKWVRNQC; this is encoded by the coding sequence ATGCCTCGCTTCACAACAGCCTTTGCCGCTGCCTTGGCCTTGTTCTTGCCATTAGGACGCCCGTTACTGGTAGGGCTTACTCCTGCTGTTGGAATTGGAGCAGGGTTGCTGTCAACGCAGACAGCCTACGCACAGAATGCTGTCGATCTGTTGAATTCAGGGCTTGATAAAGCAAAAAGTGGAAATCTAGAAGGAGCCATTGCTGATTGGACCAAGGCAATCGAGATTTATCCTCAATATGCCCTTGCCTATTACAATCGTGGGCTTGCGAGAAAAAAATTAGGCGATTTCAAGGGCGCCATTGCTGATTACACAAAAGCAATTAAAATCAACCCTAATTATGGTAGGGCCTATAACAATCGTGGTAATTCTAAGCATAATTTAAAGGATTATCAGGAAGCAATTGCTGACTATACAAAGGCAATTAAAATTGACCCCAATGATGCAGACTACTACTACAATCGTGGCAATTCAAAGGAAGAATTAGGTGATCTCAAAGGAGCTTGCACCGATTGGAGAAAAGCAGCTGAGCTTGGGGATACGGACGCTGCTAAATGGGTAAGAAATCAGTGCTGA
- a CDS encoding thylakoid membrane photosystem I accumulation factor, producing MPPLVSALIGLCLSLFLLVSPVAAARDSNSYDGNIYALYAGNGSLVPPASTLADALKGGRSSVLVFYLDDSADCKRFAPVVSELQRLWLSNIELLPLSIDPLQGRPPNGPQDPASYWKGQIPQVVVIAPDGTVVLDRDGQVPLGDINEAISKATGLPAPELRTVNPGGNFNEVNIEVEVVPG from the coding sequence ATGCCCCCTCTGGTCTCTGCACTGATCGGTCTTTGTCTGTCCCTGTTTCTACTGGTCTCCCCCGTTGCGGCTGCCAGGGATAGCAACAGTTACGACGGCAATATCTACGCGTTGTATGCCGGGAACGGGTCGCTGGTTCCCCCGGCGAGCACCCTCGCAGATGCATTAAAGGGCGGCCGCAGCAGCGTTCTCGTTTTTTATCTAGATGACAGTGCCGACTGCAAACGTTTTGCCCCCGTGGTGTCTGAGCTGCAGAGGCTCTGGCTCAGCAACATCGAGTTGTTGCCTCTGAGCATCGACCCCTTGCAGGGGCGTCCCCCGAACGGCCCGCAGGATCCAGCCTCTTACTGGAAGGGACAGATTCCGCAGGTGGTGGTGATTGCTCCGGATGGGACAGTCGTGCTGGACCGTGATGGTCAGGTGCCTCTTGGTGATATCAATGAGGCCATCAGCAAGGCCACGGGTTTGCCTGCTCCAGAGCTGCGGACTGTCAATCCAGGTGGCAATTTCAATGAAGTGAATATCGAGGTAGAGGTGGTCCCTGGGTAG
- a CDS encoding transporter substrate-binding domain-containing protein, with product MIRPRLLISSLSAVMVVLISGAAPLLAKPLKVGVTGTPPFVTKTGSGFSGISVDVWREVAEENKLTYELIPQESPDEGIRAVDSEAIDLLVGPISITPRRLAIPDVNFTQPYFFAKAGVLVPKSPPTLFSRLQVFFGRAVISSVVVLIGVLAAVGTLVWLAERHRNEEAFPKPAVAGISSGMWFALVTLTTVGYGDKAPVTRMGRTITSIWMVMSLIAVSSLTASLASAFTLFLSGAADTPITSAKDLAQRRVAVIQGTSGIRLAESGNMNQVAARNLAAAIEMVNQGQVDAMIFDRPAIRYYLKQNPEMKVKLAPFTLAEETYGFAFKTGSQLNTPLDVSILKLQRNGTVEKLTSQQLD from the coding sequence ATGATCCGGCCCAGGCTCCTGATCAGCAGCCTCTCGGCAGTGATGGTGGTGTTGATCAGCGGTGCGGCGCCTCTGCTGGCGAAACCGCTCAAGGTCGGCGTGACAGGAACACCACCATTCGTCACCAAAACAGGGTCGGGATTCAGTGGGATCAGCGTTGATGTTTGGCGAGAGGTTGCTGAGGAAAACAAGCTCACCTACGAGCTGATTCCCCAGGAGTCCCCGGATGAAGGCATCCGGGCGGTCGACAGTGAGGCCATTGATTTACTGGTTGGCCCGATCAGCATCACGCCAAGGCGTTTGGCCATCCCTGACGTCAATTTCACGCAGCCATATTTCTTCGCCAAGGCAGGGGTCCTTGTGCCCAAGAGTCCACCGACGCTGTTCAGCCGCTTGCAGGTGTTTTTCGGCAGAGCGGTGATCTCATCTGTTGTGGTTCTGATCGGCGTGCTCGCCGCAGTGGGCACGCTGGTTTGGCTTGCCGAACGGCACCGCAATGAAGAAGCGTTCCCGAAGCCGGCGGTCGCTGGGATCAGCAGTGGGATGTGGTTTGCCCTGGTCACTCTGACCACAGTCGGCTACGGAGACAAAGCGCCGGTGACGCGCATGGGCCGAACGATCACGTCCATCTGGATGGTGATGTCGTTGATCGCTGTTTCGTCCCTCACCGCCAGCCTTGCGTCTGCCTTCACCCTGTTCCTCTCCGGTGCCGCGGACACCCCGATCACATCGGCCAAGGATCTCGCCCAACGTCGGGTGGCTGTGATTCAGGGCACCAGTGGCATCAGGCTGGCCGAAAGCGGCAACATGAACCAGGTGGCGGCACGGAATCTTGCTGCCGCCATTGAGATGGTGAATCAGGGCCAGGTGGACGCCATGATTTTTGATCGTCCTGCGATCCGGTATTACCTGAAACAGAATCCTGAGATGAAGGTCAAGCTCGCCCCCTTCACGCTCGCCGAGGAAACCTACGGTTTTGCATTCAAAACGGGCAGCCAGCTGAATACTCCCCTGGATGTTTCGATCCTGAAACTGCAACGAAACGGGACGGTCGAGAAGCTCACAAGTCAGCAACTCGACTGA
- the pdeM gene encoding ligase-associated DNA damage response endonuclease PdeM translates to MGELVWQWRSEELVLLPQRALWRPQGHELLLADLHLGKAETFQAHGIPIPSDADSGTLNPLLELCHRWQPRRIFLLGDLIHARVGLTPRLRDTLRALPDLSGAEVSLIGGNHDRHSWFEGLPQQPSQALGQLWLSHAPEASPQPDQLNVCGHLHPMTRIHGSADRLRLPCFAFDPDGPRLVIPAFGQLTGGHDCGDRYRQWLVADEAIVPWFSPHPQTQRRRSA, encoded by the coding sequence ATGGGAGAGCTCGTCTGGCAGTGGCGCTCTGAGGAGCTTGTGTTGCTGCCGCAACGGGCTCTCTGGCGTCCTCAGGGGCATGAGCTGCTGCTTGCCGACCTGCACCTCGGCAAGGCAGAAACCTTCCAGGCCCATGGCATTCCAATCCCCAGCGATGCCGACAGTGGCACCCTCAATCCCCTGCTTGAGCTTTGCCATCGTTGGCAGCCTCGGCGGATTTTTTTACTGGGTGATCTGATTCATGCTCGCGTCGGTCTGACGCCCCGGCTGCGGGACACCCTGCGGGCCCTGCCTGATCTCAGCGGAGCCGAGGTCTCCTTGATTGGGGGGAATCATGACCGGCACAGCTGGTTCGAAGGCTTGCCACAGCAACCGTCGCAGGCCCTGGGTCAGCTCTGGCTGAGCCATGCTCCCGAGGCATCGCCGCAGCCGGATCAACTCAATGTCTGTGGTCATTTGCACCCCATGACAAGGATTCATGGCAGCGCTGATCGGCTCAGGCTTCCGTGCTTCGCCTTCGACCCGGATGGTCCTCGTCTGGTGATTCCAGCCTTCGGACAGTTGACGGGAGGCCATGACTGCGGCGACCGTTACCGCCAATGGCTGGTGGCTGATGAGGCCATCGTTCCTTGGTTCAGTCCCCACCCCCAAACCCAAAGAAGGCGGTCGGCGTGA
- the hisA gene encoding 1-(5-phosphoribosyl)-5-[(5-phosphoribosylamino)methylideneamino]imidazole-4-carboxamide isomerase, translating into MEIIPAIDLLDGACVRLHQGDYEQVTRFSEDPVAQARSWQQQGASRLHLVDLDGAKRGEPVNDEAVRAITAALDIPVQLGGGVRSLQRAQELLACGLDRVILGTVAIEQPDLVRELAATFPNRIVVGIDANNGRVATRGWLEQSDVLATDLACLFSADNLAAIITTDIATDGTLAGPNLQALREMAEVSHVPVIASGGIGCMADLLSLLALEPLGVSGVIVGRALYDGRVDLAEAIRAIGEQRLQDVTSQLLDMA; encoded by the coding sequence ATGGAGATCATCCCTGCCATCGATCTGCTCGATGGTGCTTGCGTTCGCCTCCATCAGGGTGATTACGAGCAGGTGACTCGCTTTAGTGAAGATCCTGTTGCCCAGGCCCGCAGCTGGCAGCAGCAAGGTGCCTCGCGGCTTCACCTTGTTGATCTCGATGGAGCCAAGCGTGGGGAGCCTGTCAACGACGAAGCCGTGCGCGCGATTACGGCTGCACTCGATATCCCTGTTCAGCTCGGCGGTGGCGTGCGCTCCTTGCAGCGCGCTCAGGAGTTGCTGGCCTGCGGCCTTGATCGCGTGATCCTGGGCACCGTGGCCATTGAGCAACCCGACCTCGTGCGCGAGCTGGCGGCGACGTTCCCTAACAGAATTGTGGTTGGCATCGATGCCAACAATGGCCGGGTGGCGACCCGCGGTTGGCTTGAACAAAGCGATGTTCTGGCCACCGACCTGGCGTGTCTTTTCAGTGCGGACAACCTCGCTGCGATCATCACAACGGACATCGCCACTGATGGCACCCTTGCAGGCCCAAATCTGCAGGCTCTGCGGGAGATGGCGGAGGTCAGCCACGTGCCTGTGATTGCTTCCGGTGGCATTGGATGTATGGCAGACCTTCTGTCGCTTCTGGCTCTCGAGCCCCTCGGCGTTTCTGGGGTAATCGTTGGACGAGCGCTCTATGACGGACGCGTTGATTTGGCGGAGGCGATTCGGGCCATTGGTGAGCAACGTCTGCAGGATGTCACCAGCCAGTTGTTAGACATGGCCTGA
- a CDS encoding DUF3685 domain-containing protein, which yields MAASKPVRILLLAPGLLGESLALQLTAADNDLEVLLKPDQLKGHPALVIWSIEAITSFNAIRREALLLQERWTPSPLLLLLPPQVSVSRDELLTLPAAGLLQNSDVATLQEAIPTLIGGGRVVEIHAADVARSEASSAMGLGQWLLISGLQQISDDLRVMDAMLKPPPEHPLLLLILEGRCRELRCARSLLLWLWGPLQLGFDHPVPFQSEPDHSRRLDDSTAITLRERSAVAVWTAIRDRLDTAVQGGLNNATGRLLAIDGLNPERRRDLLLALLHQLDQVLQELRCADDTRSFSQAWTSLQPELRRQALTSVAGRYVQLPQGDDLLPVADQLLTQADLSGTDDELPDANSMLTPLLVNQPVLVNGQLLPADDPRALLQLETLVSNWLVRTAELIGAELLDACGSWPELRRYLLRDALVSTRELERLRNRLNTQMRIADWIERPVQLYESRRTLFQLRQGRIEPLQLTEPRDQELNQLGWWQRQVALLVETRDALAPQVQALVRRLGDLMVVVLTQVVGRAIGLIGRGIAQGMGRSLGRG from the coding sequence TTGGCTGCTTCCAAACCGGTGAGAATTCTCCTCCTGGCACCGGGCCTTCTGGGTGAATCTCTTGCGTTGCAGCTCACGGCGGCGGACAACGACCTCGAGGTTTTGCTGAAGCCCGACCAGCTCAAGGGGCATCCCGCCCTGGTGATCTGGTCGATCGAGGCGATCACCAGCTTCAACGCTATCCGCCGCGAAGCCTTGCTACTTCAGGAGCGCTGGACACCATCCCCGCTCCTGCTGTTGTTGCCTCCACAGGTTTCAGTCAGTCGCGACGAACTGCTGACCCTTCCGGCTGCCGGCCTTTTGCAGAACAGCGACGTTGCCACTCTGCAAGAGGCCATCCCCACCCTGATTGGTGGCGGCCGTGTTGTGGAGATTCACGCTGCTGATGTCGCTCGATCTGAGGCTTCATCGGCCATGGGGCTTGGCCAATGGCTGTTGATCAGTGGCCTGCAACAGATCAGTGACGATCTGCGGGTGATGGACGCCATGTTGAAGCCGCCGCCAGAGCATCCACTGCTACTGCTGATCCTGGAAGGCCGATGCCGTGAGCTGCGTTGTGCCCGCTCCTTGCTGCTCTGGTTGTGGGGCCCTCTTCAGCTCGGATTCGATCATCCGGTGCCGTTTCAGTCCGAACCAGACCACTCCCGCCGGCTCGATGATTCCACCGCAATCACTCTGCGGGAGCGCAGTGCGGTGGCTGTCTGGACGGCCATCCGTGATCGTTTGGATACGGCTGTTCAGGGCGGCCTGAACAATGCCACTGGCAGGTTGCTGGCCATCGATGGGCTTAATCCGGAGCGGAGGCGAGATCTTCTTTTGGCTCTCCTGCACCAACTCGACCAGGTGCTCCAGGAACTCCGTTGCGCCGACGACACGCGATCGTTTTCCCAGGCCTGGACGTCTCTTCAGCCGGAACTTCGTCGTCAGGCTCTGACCAGTGTGGCCGGTCGCTACGTCCAGCTGCCCCAGGGTGACGACCTGCTGCCGGTGGCCGATCAACTGCTCACGCAAGCTGATCTCTCCGGAACAGACGATGAATTGCCGGATGCCAACAGCATGTTGACCCCGTTGCTGGTGAATCAGCCAGTGCTCGTCAATGGCCAGCTTCTGCCCGCGGACGATCCCAGAGCACTGCTGCAGCTGGAAACCCTCGTGAGCAACTGGCTGGTGAGAACTGCAGAGTTGATCGGCGCAGAACTGCTGGATGCCTGTGGAAGCTGGCCGGAGTTGCGTCGCTACTTGTTGCGAGATGCCTTGGTGTCCACAAGGGAGCTGGAGCGTCTCCGGAACCGGCTGAACACTCAGATGCGGATTGCTGACTGGATCGAGCGGCCGGTTCAGCTCTATGAAAGCCGCCGCACCTTGTTCCAGCTTCGACAGGGACGGATTGAGCCACTGCAGCTCACGGAACCCCGTGATCAGGAACTGAATCAACTGGGATGGTGGCAGCGCCAGGTGGCGCTGCTTGTGGAGACCCGTGATGCCCTCGCTCCTCAGGTGCAGGCCTTGGTGAGGCGTCTCGGGGATCTAATGGTGGTGGTCCTCACCCAGGTGGTCGGCCGAGCCATCGGTCTGATCGGCCGTGGAATCGCCCAGGGGATGGGACGCAGCCTCGGACGGGGCTGA
- the ruvX gene encoding Holliday junction resolvase RuvX — protein sequence MKGPCSVLSLDVGRRRIGLAGCDPLGITVTPLPALHRGRFQNDLELLQAHCTTRLVRGLVVGLPLDAAGAPTAQAVHCRRYGLRLAAALKLPLAWVNEHSSTWAAGERHGLTGDRSGRLDSAAAALLLEQWLREGPSLKPVDSAAQIPGVGFDHGGS from the coding sequence TTGAAGGGGCCCTGTTCCGTGCTCAGCCTCGATGTTGGCCGTCGCCGCATTGGCTTGGCGGGATGTGATCCGCTTGGCATCACGGTGACACCGTTACCTGCTCTGCATCGTGGCCGCTTCCAGAATGATCTTGAGCTGCTGCAAGCCCATTGCACGACCCGCCTGGTCAGGGGGCTTGTGGTCGGGCTGCCTCTTGATGCCGCAGGGGCTCCAACGGCTCAGGCCGTGCACTGTCGCCGCTATGGACTGCGGCTTGCTGCAGCGCTGAAGCTGCCGCTGGCCTGGGTGAATGAGCACAGCAGCACCTGGGCAGCAGGAGAGCGCCATGGATTGACAGGTGATCGGAGCGGTCGTCTCGACAGTGCTGCCGCAGCCCTTCTGCTGGAGCAGTGGCTTCGGGAGGGCCCCTCGCTCAAACCGGTCGATTCGGCGGCCCAAATCCCGGGCGTGGGATTCGATCATGGTGGATCCTGA
- a CDS encoding F420-0:Gamma-glutamyl ligase, with protein MILLLLLGLAVAWIELRHRLRPASPLTMRAIDWAVAPLGSEVRVTGVLEISNPHHRMEVFVPELRVDPVLLGKAAPSQLQVSTTIDADHPDEDSRADGYWAAYIVKGRKSTRAKVTITLRDPSGSNPLDRFDSLWADVHWINYGPFGRLARRQGLLVSLNRPQPLTAANAEFRVGDGCRVLPLRTHLLGTLDDPIEMLRTYASDLLQPGDVLTIGETPVAVIQSRYRHPSEVQPGLVARLACRVFHPTSSLATACGLQTLIDLVGPTRVLVAWIGGLLLKLVGVPGGFYRLAGDQARLIDDITGTTPPYDQTIVLGPDEPEALCQRAATELGVAVAIVDVNDLGRVKVLASSRGCDEELLQRALRPNPAGNANERTPLVLVRPGIA; from the coding sequence CTGATTCTTCTTCTCCTGCTCGGCCTTGCCGTGGCCTGGATCGAGCTGCGCCATCGCTTGCGGCCCGCTTCCCCCCTCACCATGCGTGCGATCGACTGGGCCGTGGCGCCCCTCGGCAGCGAAGTGCGTGTGACGGGTGTTCTGGAGATCAGCAATCCCCATCACCGCATGGAGGTGTTCGTTCCAGAACTGCGTGTGGATCCCGTTCTGCTGGGCAAGGCTGCTCCGAGCCAACTGCAGGTGTCGACGACCATTGATGCAGACCACCCCGATGAGGACAGCCGGGCAGATGGTTATTGGGCGGCTTACATCGTTAAAGGTCGCAAGTCGACCCGAGCGAAGGTCACCATCACCCTTCGGGACCCATCCGGGAGCAATCCACTGGATCGATTCGACAGCCTCTGGGCTGATGTCCATTGGATCAATTACGGACCGTTCGGACGGCTGGCACGTCGTCAGGGGTTGCTCGTCTCCCTGAATCGGCCGCAGCCACTGACAGCTGCGAATGCCGAGTTTCGAGTCGGAGATGGCTGTCGGGTTCTGCCCCTGCGAACCCATCTGCTTGGCACGCTGGATGATCCGATCGAGATGCTGCGGACCTACGCCTCCGATCTGCTCCAGCCAGGGGATGTGCTCACCATCGGTGAGACCCCTGTTGCTGTGATCCAGAGCCGCTACCGCCACCCGAGCGAGGTGCAGCCTGGCCTGGTGGCGCGTCTTGCCTGCCGGGTGTTTCATCCCACCAGCAGCCTTGCAACGGCTTGTGGTCTGCAAACCCTGATCGATCTGGTCGGTCCAACCCGCGTGCTCGTGGCTTGGATCGGTGGGTTGCTGCTCAAGCTGGTGGGTGTTCCCGGTGGCTTTTATCGACTGGCAGGTGATCAGGCTCGTCTGATCGACGACATCACCGGAACGACACCGCCCTATGACCAGACGATTGTTCTCGGACCTGACGAACCGGAGGCCCTCTGCCAGAGAGCGGCCACGGAGCTGGGGGTTGCCGTCGCGATTGTCGACGTCAACGATCTTGGCCGCGTGAAGGTGCTGGCCTCCAGCCGCGGTTGCGATGAGGAGCTTCTTCAACGGGCGCTACGTCCGAACCCGGCCGGCAATGCCAACGAACGAACTCCTCTTGTTCTGGTGCGCCCCGGCATTGCCTGA
- a CDS encoding CDP-alcohol phosphatidyltransferase family protein: protein MASLLRSTANGLTVARAVVGLPLILAFEGGWYGLAWWLLLLAGLSDAADGWLARRAGGGSSWGARLDPLTDKVLIAAPLIWLASTGALPSWAIWLLMARELLISGWRSQALDGAPASSGGKIKTILQFVSLLLLLWPPGWSGSSLLVQVGWWLFWPSLLLAMTSAVAYLKPRSAGSLN, encoded by the coding sequence TTGGCATCCCTGCTCCGCTCCACAGCCAATGGCCTCACCGTGGCGCGGGCAGTGGTGGGCTTGCCATTGATCCTCGCTTTCGAAGGAGGGTGGTATGGATTGGCTTGGTGGCTGCTGTTGCTGGCTGGCCTGAGCGATGCCGCCGATGGTTGGCTTGCCCGCCGAGCCGGTGGAGGGTCCAGCTGGGGTGCTCGCCTCGACCCCCTGACGGACAAAGTGCTGATTGCAGCACCTCTTATCTGGCTGGCCTCCACGGGAGCCTTGCCGTCCTGGGCGATCTGGTTGCTGATGGCCAGGGAACTGCTGATCTCCGGATGGCGTTCCCAGGCCTTGGATGGGGCCCCCGCGTCAAGCGGGGGGAAGATCAAAACGATCCTGCAGTTCGTATCCCTGCTGCTGCTTCTCTGGCCGCCGGGTTGGAGTGGATCTTCACTTCTGGTTCAGGTGGGCTGGTGGCTGTTCTGGCCATCGCTGCTGTTGGCGATGACCTCAGCCGTGGCTTATCTCAAGCCCCGATCAGCTGGGAGTCTGAACTGA
- a CDS encoding CBS domain-containing protein: MVLQLTVADVMTQPVLSVKADTSLQDAVQLISDHHISGLPVVDNDGALIGELTEQDLMVRESGVDAGPYVMLLDSVIYLRNPLNWDRQVHQVLGTSVADLMQRDTHSCLGTMPLPKAASQLHDKSTQRLFVLDEARRPVGVLTRGDVVRALASHKDA; the protein is encoded by the coding sequence ATGGTCCTGCAGCTGACGGTCGCTGATGTGATGACTCAGCCGGTGCTCAGCGTTAAGGCAGACACCTCATTGCAGGACGCCGTGCAGCTGATCAGCGACCACCACATCAGTGGTTTGCCGGTTGTGGATAACGACGGAGCCTTGATCGGCGAACTCACCGAACAGGACCTGATGGTGCGGGAAAGCGGGGTGGATGCGGGGCCTTACGTGATGCTTCTGGACAGCGTGATCTATCTCCGCAATCCCCTCAACTGGGATCGCCAGGTGCATCAGGTTCTTGGCACCAGCGTGGCCGATCTGATGCAACGGGATACCCACAGTTGCCTTGGGACCATGCCGTTGCCGAAAGCCGCGTCCCAGTTGCACGACAAGAGCACACAGCGCCTGTTTGTGTTGGATGAAGCCCGTCGTCCTGTGGGTGTGCTCACCAGGGGCGATGTGGTTCGCGCCCTGGCTTCCCACAAGGACGCGTGA
- a CDS encoding L,D-transpeptidase: MTIRPILLASLISAAVGVAGVTPAQAETSIQISLKNRYLTLFDDGKVIGKYPVAIGAPESPTPAGSYAITKMEPAPTYHKKGKVIAPGPKNPVGVRYMAYVQIGTGEYAIHGTAWPNWVKLRSAVSLGCIRMLNNDVIQVFNRVKVGTPVLVTTN, translated from the coding sequence ATGACCATCCGTCCGATTCTGCTGGCATCACTAATCAGCGCCGCCGTTGGGGTTGCTGGAGTGACTCCGGCTCAGGCGGAAACGTCCATCCAGATCAGCCTGAAGAATCGCTACCTCACCCTTTTCGATGACGGCAAGGTGATCGGTAAATATCCGGTCGCTATCGGGGCTCCGGAATCGCCAACTCCTGCAGGAAGCTATGCCATCACAAAGATGGAGCCAGCTCCGACTTATCACAAGAAAGGCAAGGTGATCGCCCCAGGGCCGAAGAATCCGGTCGGGGTGCGTTACATGGCCTATGTGCAGATCGGAACCGGTGAATATGCCATTCACGGCACCGCCTGGCCCAACTGGGTCAAACTTCGCTCCGCAGTGAGTCTTGGTTGCATCCGGATGCTCAATAACGACGTGATTCAGGTCTTCAACCGCGTCAAGGTCGGCACGCCGGTGCTCGTCACCACCAACTGA